A genome region from Clostridium pasteurianum includes the following:
- a CDS encoding vitamin B12-dependent ribonucleotide reductase — protein MDDLNILFKRYYTQELEKDKDKTVYDLFKWKKVDVKLIDHKTNKVLTDMKNLEFPYDYSQNACDIIASKYFKKAGVPNECGYENSMKMVAHRLVSFWCEALKDEGIIKNKEDASIFYDELAYALLNQMYAPNSPQWFNTGLSLIYGIKGEKQGHFYYDLKQKKVVPSSDCYTRTQASACFIISIEDKLLGPHSISEQYVTETKLFKGGSGTGTNFSTIRAKGEKLSGGGVSSGLMSFLKGLDRNAGAIKSGGTTRRAAKMLCLNVDHPEIMDYITWKAKEEDKVKALGKMGYDASFEGEAYETVSGQNANNSVMLTDEFMKKVCNLDKKPDETIELKGRVDSSVNRKEKVKDIWDAFNKSSWRCADPSPLFSDRLNAWHTCPCGEDGVYNAQYNKINSTNPCGEYAFLNDTSCNLASINLYKFYDENNNSFDVEGYKHIIGLVQLVLEASIHWGQFPTADVARKTHMFRTTGLGVSNLAALLMVMGYPYDSDEGRAAAASLVGILTGYSYYISSLMAKEVGPFEKYDINKKYMNTVIENQARAAGSINTPYENINYEPLKADHKILEKENLKYVGDELKNVWKLAVEGGSKYGYRNAQVSVMAPTGTISFAMDCSSTSIEPFFSHVIYKKLSGGGYMTITNPLIEKALKHLGYSKNEIADIQNYILRKKTSKGEDGTEYETILDGKIEGAPHLKPEHLAVFDTANKCGTGERFIRPMGHILMVASLIPLISGSVSKTVNLPKTATVEDFKNVIIDSWKLGVKGITIYRDSSKESQPLNTSLEEYSSTKPEDMTYAQLLNLVKKSASSPVHMTRERAVGIRTGRTHPAQIGDIKIYTTVNRRANGEISEIYITTDREGTLIMGLLNSLSKSISVMLQYHVPPKDISEMLRGQKYEPYGFVQMHPYIKHVTSISDLISKIIDIELGDFSHCQVKPQNIEAYEEEHHHPEETKISKGERAYDITCPNCSSTRMVKNGTCYVCLDCGTTTGCS, from the coding sequence ATGGATGATTTAAACATATTATTTAAAAGATACTATACTCAGGAACTTGAAAAAGACAAAGATAAAACCGTCTATGATTTATTCAAATGGAAAAAAGTTGATGTCAAATTAATAGATCACAAAACTAATAAGGTGCTCACAGACATGAAAAATCTAGAATTTCCCTATGATTATTCTCAAAATGCCTGCGATATAATAGCATCTAAATATTTCAAAAAAGCAGGAGTACCAAATGAATGCGGTTACGAAAACAGCATGAAAATGGTAGCACACAGGCTTGTAAGCTTCTGGTGTGAAGCTCTTAAAGATGAAGGTATTATAAAAAACAAGGAAGATGCATCTATTTTTTATGATGAGCTAGCATATGCACTTTTGAATCAAATGTATGCGCCAAACTCTCCACAATGGTTTAACACAGGATTATCATTAATTTACGGAATAAAGGGAGAAAAGCAAGGACATTTTTATTATGATTTAAAACAAAAAAAGGTTGTACCAAGCAGTGATTGCTACACTAGAACACAAGCATCAGCATGCTTTATAATTTCTATAGAAGATAAGCTTTTAGGACCTCATTCCATATCAGAACAGTACGTAACAGAAACAAAATTGTTCAAAGGTGGCTCTGGTACAGGAACAAATTTCTCAACTATAAGAGCCAAAGGTGAAAAGCTATCAGGAGGCGGAGTTTCTTCAGGACTAATGAGCTTCTTAAAAGGCCTTGATAGAAATGCAGGTGCAATAAAATCCGGAGGTACAACTAGGCGTGCAGCAAAAATGCTTTGCTTAAATGTAGATCACCCTGAAATAATGGATTACATAACATGGAAAGCTAAAGAAGAAGACAAAGTTAAGGCACTTGGCAAAATGGGTTATGATGCAAGCTTTGAGGGAGAAGCCTACGAAACTGTATCAGGTCAAAATGCCAATAATTCAGTAATGTTGACTGATGAATTTATGAAAAAAGTATGCAATTTAGATAAAAAACCAGATGAAACTATAGAACTAAAAGGCAGAGTAGATTCATCTGTAAACAGAAAAGAGAAAGTCAAAGATATATGGGATGCGTTCAATAAATCTTCCTGGAGATGTGCTGACCCTTCCCCTCTTTTCTCTGACAGATTAAATGCATGGCATACGTGTCCATGCGGCGAAGATGGCGTTTATAATGCACAATATAACAAAATAAATTCTACAAACCCATGCGGAGAGTATGCTTTTTTAAATGATACTTCCTGCAACCTAGCTTCAATAAATTTATATAAATTTTATGATGAAAATAATAACAGCTTTGATGTAGAAGGTTACAAACACATAATAGGACTTGTTCAATTAGTTCTAGAAGCTTCAATACATTGGGGACAATTTCCAACAGCAGATGTTGCTCGAAAGACTCATATGTTTAGAACTACAGGTCTTGGAGTATCAAATTTAGCTGCCCTACTAATGGTAATGGGATATCCTTATGACTCAGATGAAGGCAGAGCCGCAGCAGCTTCCCTAGTTGGAATACTTACTGGCTACTCATATTATATTTCATCATTAATGGCAAAAGAAGTTGGTCCTTTTGAAAAATACGATATAAACAAGAAATACATGAATACAGTAATAGAAAATCAAGCAAGAGCTGCTGGAAGCATTAATACTCCTTATGAAAATATAAACTATGAACCTTTAAAAGCAGACCATAAAATACTTGAAAAAGAAAACCTTAAATACGTAGGTGACGAACTTAAAAACGTATGGAAACTAGCTGTAGAAGGTGGCAGCAAATACGGCTACAGAAATGCTCAAGTTTCAGTCATGGCTCCAACAGGAACTATCTCCTTTGCCATGGACTGCAGCTCAACCTCAATAGAGCCATTTTTCAGCCATGTAATTTACAAAAAGCTTTCCGGCGGAGGATACATGACCATAACAAATCCTCTAATCGAAAAAGCTCTAAAACACCTCGGCTACTCAAAAAATGAAATAGCCGACATTCAAAACTATATTTTAAGAAAAAAGACTTCAAAAGGCGAAGATGGCACAGAGTATGAAACAATACTCGACGGAAAAATCGAAGGAGCACCACACCTAAAACCAGAACATCTTGCAGTATTTGACACAGCAAACAAATGCGGCACTGGAGAAAGATTCATCCGCCCAATGGGTCACATACTAATGGTAGCATCACTGATACCTCTTATATCAGGTTCAGTTTCAAAGACAGTAAATCTTCCAAAAACGGCAACTGTGGAAGACTTTAAAAATGTAATCATTGACTCCTGGAAACTCGGCGTAAAAGGCATAACAATATATAGAGATTCCTCAAAGGAAAGTCAGCCTCTTAACACAAGCTTAGAAGAATACTCCTCAACTAAACCAGAGGACATGACCTATGCACAACTTCTAAACCTTGTAAAAAAATCGGCCTCCTCCCCTGTGCACATGACACGCGAAAGAGCTGTCGGCATAAGGACCGGCAGAACACACCCTGCACAGATAGGAGACATAAAAATATACACAACAGTAAACAGACGCGCCAACGGAGAAATTTCTGAAATATACATCACAACAGACAGAGAAGGAACTCTAATAATGGGACTTTTAAACTCCCTATCAAAATCAATCTCTGTGATGCTTCAATACCACGTTCCACCAAAGGATATTTCAGAAATGCTTAGAGGTCAAAAATACGAGCCATACGGTTTTGTACAAATGCACCCATATATAAAACACGTAACCTCAATCTCTGACCTAATAAGCAAAATAATAGACATAGAACTAGGCGACTTCTCCCACTGCCAGGTAAAGCCACAAAACATAGAAGCCTACGAAGAGGAACATCATCACCCTGAGGAAACAAAAATCTCCAAAGGTGAAAGAGCTTACGACATAACTTGTCCTAACTGTTCCTCCACAAGAATGGTGAAAAACGGCACCTGCTATGTCTGCCTAGACTGCGGAACCACTACGGGATGTAGCTAA
- a CDS encoding DUF3732 domain-containing protein, whose protein sequence is MMQIREIIVYGKNGKVRRLQFKLGSVNIITGKSKSGKSAVGDIIDYCLGGESCNIADGIVRDNVVWYGLLLQFENERVFVARKNPDLGQQSTSYCYVDIGKEIEAPIKCNFVSNENVAGLEETLSRRIGILENLHTPPDGQSRNALSANIRHALYYCFQNQDEIAAKNFLFHKQSDDYITQAIKDTLPYFLGIVNEETLALENERSILKRQLSIEKRRIEEKRVLQGGGMERAISLISEAKQVGLIDYTTDIDYNSYTKLYDLLLNVVEWTPTSFHEVGMDRLSYLQSILEKHKCELEELDLNISDAKAFAGETTGYVNEVSHQKIRLESIGLFEKLDFRPGICPFCSGKLTNSIPEIDAIKTAISNLDKNIENVTREKPKLRKFIDGLEQERQKLREKIENLKAEIDGIYNENEEAQKIKDLNSRRAKIAGRISLWLESVKKDTEFEDKEQKIKKIEGRIDEIDNLLDKDILDEKRQSVLSRISVDMSEWAKKLNLEHSDNPYRLDMNKVTVVVDKAERPVPLRQIGSGSNWVGVHLITYFALHKYFINANRPVPRFLFIDQPSQVYFPSELDEKNTDWNMVYDLYDFIIERVNDLKGNLQVIIVDHAELKDEKFQKLIDEDWWHEKKLIPEDWYK, encoded by the coding sequence ATGATGCAAATAAGAGAAATTATTGTTTATGGAAAAAACGGAAAAGTTCGACGTTTACAATTTAAATTAGGATCAGTAAATATTATAACAGGAAAATCTAAATCTGGTAAATCGGCTGTTGGAGATATTATAGACTATTGTCTTGGAGGAGAGTCATGTAATATTGCAGACGGAATTGTTCGTGATAACGTAGTTTGGTATGGATTGTTGCTTCAATTTGAGAATGAAAGAGTATTTGTTGCACGTAAAAATCCAGATCTAGGACAACAATCAACGAGTTATTGTTATGTTGACATCGGAAAAGAAATAGAAGCTCCGATAAAATGTAATTTTGTATCAAATGAGAATGTAGCAGGATTAGAAGAAACATTGTCTCGTAGAATTGGAATTTTAGAAAATTTACATACGCCACCTGACGGGCAAAGTAGAAATGCTTTATCCGCAAATATAAGACATGCATTATATTATTGCTTTCAAAATCAAGATGAAATAGCTGCTAAAAACTTTCTTTTTCATAAACAATCAGATGATTATATTACTCAAGCAATTAAAGATACACTTCCGTACTTTCTTGGTATTGTAAATGAAGAAACATTAGCTTTAGAAAATGAAAGAAGCATATTGAAACGGCAATTATCTATTGAGAAGCGTCGTATTGAAGAAAAAAGAGTTTTACAAGGTGGAGGAATGGAAAGAGCAATTTCGCTTATTTCTGAGGCAAAGCAAGTAGGACTCATAGATTATACAACAGATATTGATTATAATAGTTATACTAAATTGTATGATCTACTTTTAAATGTAGTAGAATGGACACCTACCAGTTTTCATGAAGTTGGAATGGACAGGCTAAGTTATTTACAAAGTATATTGGAAAAGCATAAGTGTGAGTTAGAGGAATTAGATTTAAATATTTCAGATGCAAAAGCTTTTGCAGGAGAAACAACAGGATATGTAAATGAAGTTTCGCATCAGAAAATAAGATTGGAGTCAATTGGTTTGTTTGAAAAGCTAGATTTTAGGCCGGGTATTTGTCCGTTTTGCTCAGGAAAGTTAACTAATTCAATTCCAGAAATAGATGCTATAAAAACTGCTATTAGTAATTTGGATAAAAATATAGAAAATGTTACTCGGGAAAAACCTAAATTACGTAAATTTATTGATGGATTAGAACAAGAGAGGCAAAAATTAAGAGAAAAAATTGAAAACTTGAAAGCAGAGATTGATGGTATTTATAATGAAAACGAAGAAGCCCAAAAAATCAAAGATTTAAATTCTAGACGTGCAAAGATAGCTGGGAGAATTAGTTTGTGGTTAGAAAGTGTAAAAAAAGATACTGAATTTGAAGATAAAGAGCAAAAAATCAAAAAAATAGAAGGACGTATCGATGAAATAGATAATCTTTTAGACAAGGATATTTTAGATGAAAAGCGTCAATCTGTATTATCGCGAATTTCAGTTGACATGAGTGAATGGGCTAAAAAATTAAACTTGGAACATAGTGATAATCCTTACAGATTGGACATGAATAAAGTTACAGTTGTTGTTGATAAAGCGGAACGTCCAGTTCCTTTGAGGCAAATAGGAAGTGGCTCAAATTGGGTTGGAGTTCATTTAATAACTTATTTTGCATTGCATAAATATTTTATAAATGCAAATAGACCGGTACCTAGGTTCTTATTCATAGATCAACCATCGCAGGTGTATTTTCCTTCTGAACTTGATGAGAAAAATACAGATTGGAATATGGTGTATGATTTATATGATTTTATTATAGAGAGAGTAAATGATTTAAAGGGTAATCTTCAGGTTATAATAGTAGATCATGCTGAACTTAAGGATGAAAAATTTCAAAAATTAATTGATGAAGATTGGTGGCATGAAAAAAAGTTGATTCCAGAAGACTGGTATAAATAA
- a CDS encoding three component ABC system middle component has protein sequence MRDWNERSKEVAYLLNPAFCGRIIYSTVKTYGEVTHREFPFALTYLILPLILRRNTRELINSKTKMLIWVQRYPEALIDFPKRARGLIPITNEAVELLIQTGVLQLTYNGELEIVRTMKTLSKTKFIDDEIKDCINKGAHIAKWFATAGKVENIFICLGVKP, from the coding sequence ATGCGAGATTGGAACGAACGGTCAAAGGAAGTAGCGTATTTACTTAATCCAGCTTTTTGCGGAAGAATTATATATAGTACAGTAAAAACATATGGTGAAGTAACTCATAGAGAATTTCCATTTGCACTTACGTATTTGATATTGCCATTAATTTTGCGAAGAAATACAAGAGAATTAATTAATAGCAAAACTAAAATGTTAATATGGGTGCAACGATATCCTGAGGCTTTAATTGACTTCCCTAAAAGGGCAAGAGGATTAATTCCAATTACAAATGAAGCAGTTGAATTATTAATACAAACAGGTGTACTACAGCTAACATATAATGGTGAATTAGAAATTGTTCGAACAATGAAAACACTTAGTAAAACAAAATTTATTGATGATGAAATAAAGGATTGCATTAATAAAGGTGCACATATTGCTAAGTGGTTTGCAACAGCAGGAAAAGTTGAAAATATATTTATATGTTTGGGGGTAAAACCATGA